In one window of Leifsonia sp. NPDC080035 DNA:
- the ddaH gene encoding dimethylargininase produces MTSSWARRLVASIVSAVAVAAIGLVAATVVLLVANSLNINALGTIMQYVVWNALVALVLSFAGALLGGMERRWIAVVTGLVVGLVSTFLGTIVLFTSLKVTLSGTAWEQIFQWFLSLNLPFWLAVAIAFPTAGYAIYRVLTAPGPGETGRRIALVRIPAANLAEGLVTHIEREAIDTELADKQWDGYVSALSEAGWQTVEVASADRLADSVFVEDTAVVFGDTAVITRPGADSRRPETAGTEAALRSQGLRLERIEEPGTLEGGDVLKVGDTVYVGRGGRTNAEGIRQLRAIASRLGYTVVAVPVTKALHLKTAVTALPDGTVIGYEPIVDEPRLFERFLPIPEAHGTAVVVLDEETVLMSSSAPQSIALVEDLGYTVIPVDISEFEKLEGCVTCLSIRIR; encoded by the coding sequence ATGACTTCTTCGTGGGCCCGCCGGCTCGTCGCATCCATCGTGTCCGCCGTCGCGGTCGCCGCCATCGGTCTGGTGGCGGCGACCGTGGTGCTGCTCGTCGCCAACAGCCTGAACATCAACGCGCTCGGCACGATCATGCAGTACGTGGTGTGGAACGCGCTGGTCGCGCTGGTGCTCTCGTTCGCCGGTGCGCTGCTCGGCGGGATGGAGCGGCGCTGGATCGCGGTCGTGACGGGCCTGGTGGTCGGGCTGGTCAGCACCTTCCTCGGCACGATCGTGCTGTTCACGTCGCTCAAGGTGACGCTGTCCGGCACCGCCTGGGAGCAGATCTTCCAGTGGTTCCTGAGCCTGAACCTCCCGTTCTGGCTGGCGGTCGCCATCGCCTTCCCGACGGCCGGTTACGCCATCTACCGCGTGCTCACCGCCCCCGGACCGGGCGAGACGGGGCGCCGCATCGCCCTGGTGCGCATCCCGGCGGCCAACCTCGCGGAGGGGCTCGTCACACACATCGAGCGCGAGGCGATCGACACCGAGCTCGCGGACAAGCAGTGGGACGGCTACGTCTCGGCGCTCTCCGAGGCCGGCTGGCAGACCGTCGAGGTCGCCAGCGCCGACCGTCTCGCGGACTCGGTGTTCGTCGAGGACACCGCCGTCGTCTTCGGCGACACCGCGGTCATCACGCGCCCAGGGGCCGACTCGCGCCGGCCCGAGACCGCGGGCACCGAGGCGGCGCTGCGCTCCCAGGGGCTGCGCCTGGAGCGCATCGAGGAGCCGGGCACGCTCGAGGGCGGCGACGTCCTCAAGGTCGGCGACACCGTGTACGTCGGCCGGGGCGGTCGCACGAACGCCGAGGGCATCCGCCAGCTGCGCGCCATCGCCTCCCGGCTCGGCTACACCGTCGTCGCCGTGCCGGTCACCAAGGCCCTGCACCTGAAGACCGCGGTCACCGCGCTGCCCGACGGCACGGTCATCGGCTACGAGCCGATCGTGGACGAGCCCCGCCTGTTCGAGCGCTTCCTGCCCATCCCTGAAGCGCACGGCACCGCGGTGGTCGTGCTGGACGAGGAGACCGTGCTGATGTCGTCGTCGGCTCCGCAGTCCATCGCGCTCGTCGAGGACCTCGGCTACACCGTCATCCCCGTCGACATCAGCGAGTTCGAGAAGCTCGAGGGCTGCGTCACCTGCCTCTCGATCCGCATCCGCTGA
- a CDS encoding Glu/Leu/Phe/Val dehydrogenase dimerization domain-containing protein, giving the protein MSVLPADLPHETLHVVKGRRSGLTISIAVHSTVLGPALGGCRVWTYDSWQEAIADSLRLAEGMTMKNAAAGLNRGGGKAVVYVPRGRELTPTDKYEVMLDLGDAVESLGGSYMTAEDVGTSAEDMSVVASRTVHVCGLPPAEGGVGEPSDATAAGVYAGLLSTLERAFGSRSVSGRRVTVLGLGHVGSLIAMRLASEGAVLTVTDVNPAKRALADALGATWVEPAEAHRVEGDLFVPAGVGGVLTDEVIDELRVRAVVGPANNQLAERSGAARLAARGILWAPDFVVNAGGVIFLSMMNEEDPSAAATQERVERIGDTVTRIFEAADERGITTLEAAEELAVARLREPANA; this is encoded by the coding sequence ATGTCCGTCCTGCCCGCAGACCTGCCGCACGAAACACTGCACGTTGTGAAGGGGAGGCGGAGCGGCCTCACCATCAGCATCGCGGTGCACTCCACCGTCCTCGGTCCCGCCCTCGGCGGCTGCCGGGTGTGGACGTACGACTCCTGGCAGGAGGCGATCGCCGACTCGCTGCGCCTGGCCGAGGGGATGACGATGAAGAACGCCGCGGCCGGTCTGAACCGCGGTGGCGGCAAGGCCGTCGTGTACGTTCCGCGCGGACGCGAGCTGACGCCGACCGACAAGTACGAGGTCATGCTCGACCTGGGCGACGCCGTGGAGAGCCTCGGCGGGAGTTACATGACGGCCGAGGACGTCGGCACGAGCGCGGAGGACATGTCCGTCGTCGCCTCGCGGACCGTGCACGTCTGCGGCCTGCCGCCCGCGGAGGGTGGCGTCGGCGAGCCGAGCGACGCGACCGCCGCCGGGGTCTACGCTGGACTGCTGTCGACGCTGGAGCGGGCCTTCGGCAGCCGTTCGGTCTCCGGACGCCGGGTCACCGTGCTCGGGCTCGGCCACGTCGGCTCCCTCATCGCGATGCGCCTCGCCAGCGAGGGCGCCGTGCTGACCGTCACCGACGTCAACCCGGCCAAGCGCGCGCTGGCGGATGCGCTCGGGGCCACCTGGGTCGAGCCGGCCGAGGCGCACCGGGTCGAGGGCGACCTGTTCGTACCCGCCGGGGTCGGCGGCGTCCTGACGGACGAGGTGATCGACGAGCTGCGTGTGCGCGCCGTGGTCGGTCCCGCGAACAACCAGCTCGCCGAGCGCTCCGGCGCCGCCAGGCTCGCCGCCCGCGGCATCCTCTGGGCGCCGGACTTCGTCGTCAACGCGGGAGGGGTGATCTTCCTCTCGATGATGAACGAGGAGGACCCGTCCGCCGCCGCGACGCAGGAACGCGTCGAGCGGATCGGGGACACCGTCACCCGCATCTTCGAGGCGGCCGACGAGCGCGGGATCACCACCCTCGAGGCGGCGGAGGAGCTCGCCGTCGCACGCCTGCGCGAGCCAGCGAACGCATAG
- the purH gene encoding bifunctional phosphoribosylaminoimidazolecarboxamide formyltransferase/IMP cyclohydrolase, with protein MSGPRHDASLYRERDVVPIRRALISVSDKTGLLDLAKALADAGVEIVSTGSTAQTIRDAGHAVTDVASVTGFPESLDGRVKTLHPAIHSGLLADLRLASHEDQLKDLGIEPFELVVVNLYPFVETVASGAVGNDVVEQIDIGGPAMVRAAAKNHANVAIVVSPDDYADVAAAIAAGGTSFEQRRELAARAFAHTAAYDGAVAAWFAGDAPSTDDFAERFEVRAELKQTLRYGENSHQAAALYADPAGHGIAQATQLGGKEMSYNNYVDADAALRSAYDFAEPAVAIIKHANPCGIAVAEDIADAHRKAHECDPVSAYGGVIAANRTVTLAMAETVKGIFTEVLIAPAYEPEALELLQTKKNLRILQLPEGYARATTEFRQISGGVLVQDSDRFDAFDSSGWTLVSGEEADAATRADLEFAWKACRAVKSNAILLAKDGASVGVGMGQVNRVDSCNLAVSRAGERAAGSVAASDAFFPFADGPEILIAAGVSAIVQPGGSIRDEDVIAAAKAAGVTMYFTGERHFFH; from the coding sequence ATGAGCGGACCCCGTCACGACGCCAGCCTCTACCGCGAGCGGGATGTGGTCCCCATCCGCCGCGCGCTGATCTCGGTCAGCGACAAGACCGGTCTGCTCGACCTCGCGAAGGCGCTCGCCGACGCGGGCGTCGAGATCGTCTCCACCGGCTCCACCGCCCAGACCATCCGCGACGCCGGGCACGCCGTGACCGACGTCGCGAGCGTCACCGGCTTCCCGGAGTCGCTGGACGGCCGCGTCAAGACGCTGCACCCGGCCATCCACTCCGGTCTGCTCGCCGATCTGCGTCTGGCGTCGCACGAGGACCAGCTGAAAGACCTCGGCATCGAGCCGTTCGAGCTCGTCGTCGTGAATCTCTACCCGTTCGTCGAGACCGTCGCCTCCGGTGCCGTCGGGAACGACGTGGTCGAGCAGATCGACATCGGCGGCCCCGCGATGGTGCGCGCCGCGGCGAAGAACCACGCGAACGTCGCGATCGTGGTCTCGCCGGACGACTACGCGGACGTCGCCGCGGCGATCGCCGCCGGCGGCACGAGCTTCGAGCAGCGCCGCGAGCTCGCGGCACGCGCGTTCGCCCACACGGCCGCGTACGACGGCGCGGTCGCGGCCTGGTTCGCTGGCGATGCACCGTCGACCGACGACTTCGCCGAACGCTTCGAGGTGCGCGCCGAGCTGAAGCAGACCCTCCGCTATGGCGAGAACTCGCACCAGGCCGCCGCGCTGTACGCGGACCCGGCCGGTCACGGCATCGCCCAGGCGACGCAGCTCGGCGGCAAGGAGATGTCCTACAACAACTACGTGGACGCCGACGCCGCGCTGCGCAGCGCGTACGACTTCGCCGAGCCCGCGGTCGCCATCATCAAGCACGCGAACCCGTGCGGCATCGCCGTCGCAGAGGACATCGCCGACGCCCACCGCAAGGCCCACGAGTGCGACCCGGTCTCCGCGTACGGCGGCGTCATCGCGGCGAACCGCACGGTGACCCTGGCGATGGCCGAGACCGTGAAGGGCATCTTCACCGAGGTCCTCATCGCCCCGGCGTACGAGCCGGAGGCGCTGGAGCTGCTGCAGACCAAGAAGAATCTGCGCATCCTGCAGCTGCCGGAGGGCTACGCGCGCGCGACGACGGAGTTCCGGCAGATCTCCGGCGGGGTGCTTGTGCAGGACAGCGACCGCTTCGACGCCTTCGACTCCTCGGGATGGACGCTCGTCTCCGGCGAGGAGGCCGACGCCGCAACCCGCGCCGACCTGGAGTTCGCGTGGAAGGCGTGCCGTGCGGTCAAGTCGAACGCCATCCTGCTCGCCAAGGACGGCGCGTCCGTCGGCGTCGGCATGGGCCAGGTCAACCGCGTCGACTCGTGCAACCTCGCGGTGAGCCGGGCCGGCGAGCGGGCGGCGGGCTCCGTCGCCGCGTCGGACGCGTTCTTCCCGTTCGCGGACGGCCCCGAGATCCTGATCGCCGCCGGTGTATCCGCGATCGTGCAGCCGGGCGGGTCCATCCGCGACGAGGATGTGATCGCGGCGGCGAAGGCGGCCGGCGTCACGATGTACTTCACGGGAGAGCGGCACTTCTTCCACTGA
- the purN gene encoding phosphoribosylglycinamide formyltransferase — protein MLSIVVLISGGGSNLRALLEAAADAEFPARVVAVGADREADGLAHAEEFGIPTFTVPFTSYDSREEWGDALLEQIRQWQPDLVVLSGFMRLVPPRVVEALTPFLINTHPAYLPEFPGAHGVRDALAAGVTQTGASLIVVDNGVDAGPVISQERVPVEPSDTEASLHDRIKPVERRLLIDAVLDIANGHIDLKELSRA, from the coding sequence GTGCTCTCGATTGTCGTGCTGATCTCCGGCGGTGGCTCCAATCTGCGCGCTCTGCTGGAGGCGGCGGCCGACGCCGAGTTCCCGGCGCGCGTCGTCGCGGTCGGAGCGGACAGGGAGGCGGACGGCCTCGCTCACGCGGAGGAGTTCGGCATCCCCACCTTCACCGTGCCGTTCACCTCGTACGACAGCCGCGAGGAGTGGGGGGATGCGCTGCTGGAGCAGATCCGGCAGTGGCAGCCCGACCTCGTGGTGCTGTCCGGCTTCATGCGCCTCGTTCCGCCGCGCGTCGTGGAGGCGCTCACCCCCTTCCTCATCAACACCCACCCGGCGTACCTGCCCGAGTTCCCCGGTGCGCACGGCGTGCGGGACGCGCTCGCGGCCGGCGTCACGCAGACCGGAGCGAGCCTGATCGTCGTCGACAACGGTGTCGACGCGGGGCCCGTGATCAGCCAGGAGCGCGTCCCCGTGGAGCCCTCGGACACCGAGGCCAGCCTCCACGACCGCATCAAACCCGTGGAGCGGCGGCTGCTCATCGACGCCGTCCTCGACATCGCCAACGGCCACATCGACCTCAAGGAGCTTTCCCGAGCATGA
- a CDS encoding DUF6350 family protein, whose product MNRATVALLAALEAVIVAAIGLAVCLVPLTVLWATQYQLGASFLVIWRAAADVWLVGHGVNLTIALDPQTVATLGLPGAAEPFQVTIALLGFAVLTAGLGVRTGMRASETPFRATGALSALGTFLAVAAIVTVTAGSAPVQPSPWQGVLLPPFVYALGIGAGFGFAALRSPRSAVVADTPAATGTGSPAQSRDEVSGPSVLGAAMPGVVAVRERVAAIPAPVRAGALGAVRAGSAAAAIVIGIAALVLALLIFGNYGTIISLYEQLQSGVAGGIALTIAQLAFLPNLVVWLASWLIGPGFAIGTGSAVSPIGTALGPVPGLPLFGVIPAHGYSFGLVGIVVPLLAGFLAAALLRGTRRTQTDGPLALALTALGIGVVAGIELGLLAWWSSGALGPGRLHDVGPNPWLVGALAAAEVAVAAAIGLIAGARARR is encoded by the coding sequence ATGAACCGCGCGACCGTCGCCCTGCTCGCCGCGCTCGAAGCCGTCATCGTCGCGGCCATCGGGCTGGCCGTCTGCCTGGTGCCTCTGACCGTGCTGTGGGCGACGCAGTACCAGCTCGGTGCGTCGTTCCTGGTGATCTGGAGGGCCGCAGCGGATGTCTGGCTGGTGGGTCACGGCGTGAATCTCACGATCGCACTCGACCCGCAGACCGTCGCGACGCTGGGACTGCCCGGAGCCGCGGAGCCGTTCCAGGTCACCATCGCGCTGCTCGGGTTCGCGGTGCTCACGGCCGGGCTCGGCGTGCGGACCGGGATGCGCGCGTCGGAGACCCCGTTCCGGGCGACCGGGGCGCTCAGTGCGCTCGGGACGTTCTTGGCCGTCGCAGCGATCGTGACGGTCACCGCGGGCAGCGCGCCGGTGCAGCCTTCGCCTTGGCAAGGAGTGCTGCTGCCGCCGTTCGTCTACGCGCTCGGCATCGGCGCCGGCTTCGGGTTCGCCGCGCTGCGCTCCCCGCGTTCCGCGGTCGTTGCAGACACGCCCGCGGCGACGGGCACCGGTTCCCCCGCACAGAGCCGCGATGAGGTGTCCGGGCCCAGCGTCCTCGGCGCGGCGATGCCGGGCGTCGTCGCCGTCCGGGAACGGGTCGCAGCGATCCCGGCACCCGTGCGAGCGGGCGCCCTGGGGGCCGTGCGTGCCGGAAGCGCCGCCGCCGCCATCGTGATCGGGATCGCCGCCCTGGTCCTCGCGCTGCTGATCTTCGGGAACTACGGGACGATCATCAGCCTCTACGAGCAGCTGCAGAGCGGGGTGGCCGGCGGGATCGCGCTCACCATCGCCCAGCTGGCGTTCCTTCCCAACCTCGTCGTCTGGCTGGCGTCCTGGCTGATCGGCCCGGGATTCGCGATCGGCACCGGCTCCGCCGTCAGCCCCATCGGCACCGCGCTCGGGCCGGTCCCGGGGCTTCCGCTCTTCGGTGTGATCCCCGCGCACGGCTACAGCTTCGGGCTGGTCGGGATCGTGGTGCCGCTGCTCGCCGGCTTCCTGGCCGCCGCGCTGCTCCGCGGCACCCGTCGCACGCAGACCGACGGGCCGCTCGCGCTTGCGCTGACGGCCCTCGGCATCGGCGTCGTCGCAGGGATCGAACTGGGCCTCCTCGCCTGGTGGTCGTCCGGTGCGCTCGGGCCGGGCAGACTGCACGACGTCGGTCCCAACCCGTGGCTGGTCGGCGCGCTCGCCGCGGCCGAGGTCGCGGTGGCTGCGGCGATCGGGCTCATCGCCGGAGCCCGCGCCAGGCGCTGA
- the sucD gene encoding succinate--CoA ligase subunit alpha has product MSIFLNKDSKVIVQGITGGEGTKHTALMLKAGTQVVGGVNARKAGTTVTHGDVELPVFGTVVEAIEKTGADVSIIFVPPAFAKDAMVEAIDAEIPLLVVITEGIPVQDSAEAWAYAKEKGNKTRIIGPNCPGIITPGESLVGITPATITGKGPIGLVSKSGTLTYQMMYELRDLGFSTAIGIGGDPVIGTTHIDALAAFEADPETKAIVMIGEIGGDAEERAADFIKANVTKPVVGYVAGFTAPEGKTMGHAGAIVSGSAGTAQAKKEALEAAGVKVGKTPSETAALLREVYAAL; this is encoded by the coding sequence ATGTCTATCTTCCTCAACAAGGACTCCAAGGTCATCGTCCAGGGCATCACCGGCGGCGAGGGCACCAAGCACACCGCGCTCATGCTGAAGGCGGGCACGCAGGTCGTCGGCGGCGTCAACGCGCGCAAGGCCGGCACCACGGTCACCCACGGCGACGTCGAGCTCCCCGTGTTCGGCACCGTCGTCGAGGCCATCGAGAAGACGGGCGCCGACGTGTCGATCATCTTCGTGCCGCCGGCGTTCGCGAAGGACGCGATGGTGGAGGCGATCGACGCCGAGATCCCGCTGCTGGTCGTCATCACCGAGGGCATCCCGGTGCAGGACTCGGCCGAGGCGTGGGCGTACGCCAAGGAGAAGGGCAACAAGACCCGGATCATCGGCCCGAACTGCCCCGGCATCATCACCCCGGGCGAGTCGCTCGTCGGCATCACGCCGGCGACGATCACCGGCAAGGGCCCGATCGGCCTCGTCTCCAAGTCGGGCACGCTGACCTACCAGATGATGTACGAGCTGCGCGACCTCGGCTTCTCCACCGCCATCGGCATCGGCGGGGACCCGGTGATCGGCACCACGCACATCGACGCGCTCGCCGCGTTCGAGGCGGACCCCGAGACGAAGGCGATCGTGATGATCGGCGAGATCGGCGGCGACGCCGAGGAGCGCGCGGCCGACTTCATCAAGGCGAACGTCACGAAGCCGGTCGTCGGCTACGTCGCCGGTTTCACCGCGCCCGAGGGCAAGACCATGGGTCACGCCGGCGCGATCGTCTCCGGCTCGGCCGGAACCGCGCAGGCGAAGAAGGAGGCCCTGGAGGCCGCGGGCGTGAAGGTCGGCAAGACCCCGTCCGAGACCGCGGCGCTGCTGCGCGAGGTCTACGCGGCGCTCTGA
- the sucC gene encoding ADP-forming succinate--CoA ligase subunit beta produces MDLYEYQARDLFEKYGVPVLPGIVADTPEEVRAAAEKLGGVTVVKAQVKVGGRGKAGGVKVAKTPADAEEAAKAILGLDIKGHVVRRVMVAGGARIAREFYFSVLLDRANRSYLSLTSVEGGMEIEQLAVEKPEALARIEVDPRGGVDHAKAVEIAKAAGFPEELVEKVADVFVKLYEVYTGEDATLVEVNPLVLTEEGDIIALDGKVSLDENADFRHPDHEALEDKAAADPLEAKAKAANLNYVKLDGQVGIIGNGAGLVMSTLDVVAYAGEKHKGVKPANFLDIGGGASAEVMAAGLDVILNDPQVKSVFVNVFGGITACDAVANGIVKALEILGDEANKPLVVRLDGNNVEEGRRILTEANHPLVTLALTMDEGADKAAELAAK; encoded by the coding sequence GTGGATCTATACGAGTACCAGGCCAGAGACCTGTTTGAGAAGTACGGGGTCCCGGTCCTTCCGGGCATCGTCGCGGACACTCCGGAGGAGGTGCGGGCGGCCGCCGAGAAGCTCGGCGGCGTGACCGTCGTCAAGGCGCAGGTCAAGGTCGGAGGCCGAGGCAAGGCAGGCGGCGTCAAGGTCGCCAAGACCCCGGCCGACGCCGAGGAGGCCGCCAAGGCCATCCTGGGCCTGGACATCAAGGGCCACGTGGTCCGTCGCGTCATGGTCGCGGGCGGCGCCCGGATCGCGCGCGAGTTCTACTTCTCGGTGCTCCTCGACCGCGCCAACCGCTCCTACCTGTCGCTCACGAGCGTCGAGGGCGGCATGGAGATCGAGCAGCTCGCCGTCGAGAAGCCGGAGGCGCTCGCCCGCATCGAAGTGGACCCGCGAGGCGGCGTCGACCACGCCAAGGCGGTCGAGATCGCCAAGGCGGCCGGATTCCCCGAGGAGCTCGTCGAGAAGGTCGCCGACGTCTTCGTCAAGCTGTACGAGGTCTACACCGGCGAGGACGCGACGCTCGTCGAGGTCAACCCGCTCGTTCTCACGGAGGAGGGCGACATCATCGCCCTCGACGGCAAGGTCTCGCTCGACGAGAACGCCGACTTCCGCCACCCCGACCACGAGGCGCTCGAGGACAAGGCCGCCGCCGACCCGCTGGAGGCCAAGGCCAAGGCCGCCAACCTCAACTACGTCAAGCTGGACGGCCAGGTCGGCATCATCGGCAACGGAGCCGGCCTCGTGATGTCGACGCTCGACGTCGTCGCCTACGCGGGCGAGAAGCACAAGGGCGTCAAGCCCGCCAACTTCCTCGACATCGGCGGCGGCGCGTCCGCCGAGGTCATGGCGGCGGGCCTCGACGTCATCCTGAACGACCCGCAGGTCAAGAGCGTGTTCGTCAACGTCTTCGGTGGCATCACGGCCTGCGACGCCGTCGCGAACGGCATCGTGAAGGCACTGGAGATCCTGGGCGACGAGGCGAACAAGCCGCTGGTCGTCCGCCTGGACGGCAACAACGTCGAGGAGGGCCGCCGCATCCTCACCGAGGCGAACCACCCGCTGGTCACCCTCGCTCTCACCATGGACGAAGGCGCCGACAAGGCCGCCGAGCTGGCCGCGAAGTAA
- a CDS encoding oxygenase MpaB family protein encodes MDTDGREETSPLRRIAAESLVVAGGGCALLLQIAHPAIGRGVAEHSDFANRVMDRFHATMVFLTAGLFATPEEFATVRRRVNRAHVPVRGTADGAGPAYNAFDPSLQLWVSATIYHTMMDLYARVHGPLEPQAAEEAYNEFRELGVNLQVPPERWPATLDDFDVYWQDMIAGLRVNDATLAVSRQILYPRGVPGWMRLLLPDVRLVTAGLLPASVRESFGLPWTEKQQDRFERRMRLTAAVYPRLPARLRHASRDAYLRRLRRAARARPGATGHPDPSSG; translated from the coding sequence GTGGACACGGATGGGCGCGAAGAGACCAGTCCCCTGCGGCGCATCGCGGCGGAGTCCCTCGTGGTGGCGGGCGGGGGCTGCGCGCTGCTCCTGCAGATCGCTCACCCGGCGATCGGCCGTGGCGTCGCCGAGCACAGCGACTTCGCGAACCGGGTCATGGATCGGTTCCACGCCACGATGGTGTTCCTCACCGCCGGACTCTTCGCGACCCCGGAGGAGTTCGCGACCGTGCGACGCCGGGTGAACAGGGCGCACGTTCCGGTGCGTGGAACCGCGGACGGAGCCGGACCGGCGTACAACGCCTTCGACCCCAGTCTCCAGCTCTGGGTCTCCGCCACGATCTACCACACGATGATGGATCTGTACGCGCGTGTGCACGGACCGCTCGAACCGCAGGCGGCGGAGGAGGCCTACAACGAGTTCCGGGAGCTGGGCGTCAACCTCCAGGTCCCGCCGGAGCGCTGGCCCGCGACGCTCGACGACTTCGACGTCTACTGGCAGGACATGATCGCGGGCCTGCGCGTCAACGACGCGACCCTGGCGGTGTCCCGGCAGATCCTGTATCCGCGCGGGGTTCCGGGCTGGATGCGGCTGCTGCTTCCCGACGTCAGGCTGGTCACGGCCGGCCTGCTCCCCGCGTCCGTCCGGGAGAGCTTCGGGCTGCCGTGGACCGAGAAGCAGCAGGACCGCTTCGAACGCCGGATGCGGCTGACCGCGGCCGTGTACCCGAGACTCCCCGCCCGCCTGCGGCACGCCTCACGCGACGCATACCTCCGCCGGCTGCGCCGGGCCGCACGCGCGCGGCCCGGGGCGACGGGACACCCCGATCCCTCCTCCGGTTAG
- a CDS encoding FUSC family protein — MSVEVGFRAATAVAIPLLVLLALGRLDLAAYATFGAFTALYGRNEPYRLRLRSVTVAGIALLVSIALGIVVAALGEPLPLLTLLLVIVVAGGTFLSSGFQLLPAQPLFFVFALLVCGAIPTPAAEILPRIALAVLVAAFSWLLTMSGWLVRRVAARAGGAGARESVLLKELRRRPSVDRTVFRDPRVWLTVGQNVVGVVLAGGVAVVFGLGHAYWAVVSLVAVIPPARAAHSISRSLHRIVGTIVGVGVTALILVWSPPPIVVILVIVVCQFFAEMLVGRHYGTALVFITPMALSVSHLASPAPLSALVVDRVLETVLGAGVGIVLVLLARWLERSRGLAP; from the coding sequence ATGAGCGTCGAGGTCGGTTTCCGCGCGGCGACCGCCGTTGCCATCCCCCTCCTCGTGCTTCTGGCGCTCGGGCGGCTGGACCTCGCCGCGTACGCGACGTTCGGAGCCTTCACCGCTCTGTACGGGCGCAACGAGCCGTACCGGCTGCGGTTGAGGAGCGTGACCGTGGCGGGCATCGCGCTGCTGGTCAGCATCGCCCTGGGGATCGTGGTCGCCGCACTCGGCGAGCCGCTTCCGCTGCTGACGTTGCTGCTCGTCATCGTCGTGGCCGGGGGCACCTTCCTTTCGTCCGGTTTCCAGCTGCTGCCCGCGCAGCCGCTGTTCTTCGTCTTCGCCCTCCTGGTCTGCGGCGCTATCCCCACACCCGCCGCAGAGATCCTGCCCCGCATCGCGCTCGCCGTGCTCGTGGCGGCGTTCTCGTGGCTGCTGACGATGTCGGGATGGCTCGTCCGGCGCGTGGCCGCCCGCGCGGGCGGTGCAGGGGCGCGCGAGTCGGTGCTGCTCAAGGAGCTCCGGCGCCGGCCGAGCGTCGACCGGACCGTGTTCCGCGATCCGCGCGTCTGGCTGACCGTGGGGCAGAACGTGGTCGGTGTCGTCCTCGCAGGCGGGGTCGCCGTCGTCTTCGGTCTCGGCCACGCGTACTGGGCAGTGGTGAGCCTGGTCGCCGTCATCCCGCCGGCGCGTGCCGCGCACTCCATCTCGCGGTCGCTGCACCGCATCGTCGGCACGATCGTGGGTGTCGGCGTGACCGCCCTGATCCTGGTCTGGTCGCCGCCGCCGATCGTCGTCATCCTCGTGATCGTCGTGTGCCAGTTCTTCGCCGAGATGCTGGTCGGACGCCACTACGGCACGGCGCTCGTCTTCATCACGCCGATGGCCCTCTCCGTCTCGCACCTCGCCAGCCCGGCACCGCTCAGCGCCCTCGTCGTGGACAGGGTCCTCGAAACGGTGCTCGGGGCCGGCGTCGGCATCGTGCTGGTGCTCCTCGCGCGCTGGCTGGAGCGCTCGCGCGGTCTTGCTCCCTAA